Genomic window (Pyramidobacter porci):
CTGCTGCTCGAGGTGTTCGCTCAGGCCGGTCGCCACGCCCGCAGCGCCATCGGCATCCAGGCCTTGCCCGGCAATGCGGTCGTCGAAGTGGAAATCGTTGTCCGCCTCAAGGAGCCACGCGAATTCCCCGCAGACTGACCCCATGCTCTGCAAAAAATCCCTGCCGCTTTCGCGGGCAGGGATTTTTCATGCCGCTTAAAAACAGGAACGCTTTCGCAGCTTCCAGCCGCCGCGGATCTTCGCAGTCAGGACCACCGGCTAAGCCGGTGGCTTGCTCTGGCCCTATAAGGGCCTCTTACCGGCCACCCTCTCGGGCTCTGAAAAGGCTGACAAGCGCACCTCTATCACAGGCAAGCCACTAAAGTGGCTCTTTACTTGCCTCTTCTCACCGACTCACCCGTAAACGGGTCTTCCAGTTCTTTCAGGGTGAGCTGATCTGTCAGCTTGTCCTCCTGAAGTTGATTGTGAATATATTCTATTATCTTCTTTTCATTGCGCCTTACTGTATCCACATAATAGCCTCGGCTCCGGAATTTTCGGTTCCCATACCTGTATTTCAGGTTCGCGAATCTATCAAAGATCATCAGTGAACTTTTGCCTTTCAGAAATCCAATGACTTCCGATACGCTGTATTGAGGCGGTATTTGCAGCAGCATGTGGATATGATCGGGACACGCGTTTGCCTCCAATATTTCTACTCCCTTGCGTTCACACAGCGTTCTCAGTATTTTCCCAATTTCTGCTCTGAGCTTGCCATATATGAGACGACGTCTGAATTTAGGGGCAAAGACAACATGATATTTGCAGTTCCAAGTCGTATGTGATAAAGTTTCATTGGCATTCTGTGCCATTTCTAAGCTCCCTTCGATTATTTCGGATGCGGTTGCCAGCCTCATCTATCTTAATCTCAGGGAGCATTTCTTTCACTTCGATAAAAAACAAAATACTTGACCATAGCTTAAAGCTTCCTGAACCCCCGGCACAGCCGGGGGGTTTCTTTGAACAACAAAAAACCGCCTTCCCGACGCCGGGAAGGCGGTTTTCGATATCGATTTTTCGCGGAGCGTTACGCTTCGAAGGTGCCCTTGGCGAGCACTTCGCCGTCGCGCATCATCACGCGGCCGCGGCCGATCAGCGTGCGCAGGCGGCAATCCTTGTCGAGGAGCATCAGGTCGGCGTCGAAGCCCTTTTCCAGCCGGCCCTTGCCGGGCAGCTTGAGCCAGGCAGCGGGATTGGCGCCGGCGAACGCGAAGATCTTTTCCAGCGGCGCGTCGCCTGCGCGTGCGCAGTCGCCGATCGCCTGAAGGATGGAGGCGGGGTCACCCACGCCCATGCCGGCGAAGTTACCCGCCGCGTCGAAGCGCGGCATGCTGCCGTTGCCGTCGGAGCTGAAGCAGACGTGCGACAGGTCGGCTCCTTCGGCCACGTAGCGGGCGATCGCGCCGGGCGTCTTTTCGTCGGCGGTGATGTCGGCCACGCCGCCGGCCTTGACCCAGGCGATCGCGTCGTCGAGGAGTTCGGGGCAGCGCGTCGTGTGCGTCGGCATGAACTGGCTCAGCGGCACGCCGGTGCCGCTCACGGCTTCGCGCAGCGGCTCCAGTCCCGAAGCCTCGCTGCCCATGTGCACGCAGACGACGCCGGCTTTGCCGGACAGCATCCCGGCCACGCGCGCTTCGGAAACCAGCGCGCGGATCGTCTCCACCGCAGGATGCGAGGAGCGGTGATCGGACAGCGCGATCTTGCAGCCGATGACCTTGTCGATCCAGGCGATGTCGTGGCCGACCCTGCCCGTGATCGTCGGCCCGGGCAGCTGATAGGAGCCCGTGTACATCCACGTGCTCAGCCCTTCGATGTCGAGCGCGCGGGCTTTGGCCAGCAGTTCGGTGAGCGAGCGGCTGAAGCCGTCGGTGCCCAGCAGGCCGACCGCGGTCGTGATGCCGGCCTTGACGAACGTAGAAAGCTGCGCGGGCGGCGTGCGGAAGTTAAACGCGCCCTCGCCGCCGGCGCCGCCGAAATGGTTGTGATGATCGACGATACCGGGCGCGGCGACGCCCCCTTCCGCGTCGATGATTTCGAGACCGGGAATTTTCACGTCGATCCCCCTCTCCACGGCGGCGATTTTGCCGCCAAGGATCAGCAGATCGGTCAAGCCCACGTGTTCGGGCGCGTACAGATCGATGTTTTTCAGAAGCAGCGGATTATGCATTTATTTTTTCCTCGATTCGCAACAAACAATCCATAGAAATTCACGAAAAGAAATCGCAGGCCGGTTCGGTCTGCGATTTCCCCCCGACGTGCGCCCTTATTTGCTTTCCGCGGTCTTGTTGCGGAAAATCGCGATGTTGCAGAACGCGTAGATCCAGGCCAGCACCGCGCCCGCGTAGCACATGATCGTCCAGGGCAGGTACTCCAGCACCGGCACGTCGAGCACCGACGCCATATAAACGCCGGCGGCCGACCAGGGAATCAGCGGCACGACCACCGTGCCAGAATCCTCGAGCGTGCGGGACAGCACGTTGCGGCGGATGCCGAACTCGTCGAAAGGATCGCGGTACATGATGCCGGGCATGATGATGCTCAGGTAGGAATTGCCCGTGCCGAGAGCGGTGATAATACCCGTCAGCGAGGTGGAGAACACCAGACGGCCAACGCTGCTCTTGATGAAGCGCTCGCGCATAGCGCTGGTGATCACCTTGATCGTGCCGGTGCACTCGAGCTGCCCGGCGAAAATGTAGGCGAAGAACACGACCACGACCGAGCCGGACATGAAGGAAAGCCCGCCGCGGCTGAGCAGGCTGTCGACCACCTTGACGCCCGTCGCCGCCTTGGGACCGCTGGCCATGATCTTGACGATCGCGGGGAGCGAATGCCCCTGCATCATCGCAAACGGCACGGCGGCGATCATCGAGGCCCAGAGCACTGGGATCGTGGGCTTGCCCATGTAGGACAGCACCAGCATGACGGCGGCGGGAAGCAGCACGAGCGGCGTCAGCTTGTAGGATTTCTCGATCGCGCCGACGATCTCGTTGATGCGGGTCATGTCCATCGTGTCGGCGCCGGACGAGCCGACGTAGGCGTACACGGCCAGGCCGATGCAGAACGCCGGCAGCGTCGTCCACATCATCGATTTGATGTGATCCATGATGTCGCACTCGGCGGTCGCGGCCGCCAGGACCGTGGTGTCGGAAATGGGACTGATCTTGTCGCCGAAGTAGCTGCCCGCGATGACCGCGCCCGCGGTGGCGGCGGGATTGATGCCGAGACCGTGACCGATGCCCATCAGC
Coding sequences:
- the nhaC gene encoding Na+/H+ antiporter NhaC, whose amino-acid sequence is MAEKTAKPHKEVTLGGAIAIMVMILAIMIVGKLFMNFDTGMLCLIVALATTIVYVFGYGFTWDYMFKEGVIPMVARASGAILILLIVGPMIAIWMAGGTVPYLIKVGLSILRPSTFLVSASVICAISSVLTGTSWGSAATFGVALMGIGHGLGINPAATAGAVIAGSYFGDKISPISDTTVLAAATAECDIMDHIKSMMWTTLPAFCIGLAVYAYVGSSGADTMDMTRINEIVGAIEKSYKLTPLVLLPAAVMLVLSYMGKPTIPVLWASMIAAVPFAMMQGHSLPAIVKIMASGPKAATGVKVVDSLLSRGGLSFMSGSVVVVFFAYIFAGQLECTGTIKVITSAMRERFIKSSVGRLVFSTSLTGIITALGTGNSYLSIIMPGIMYRDPFDEFGIRRNVLSRTLEDSGTVVVPLIPWSAAGVYMASVLDVPVLEYLPWTIMCYAGAVLAWIYAFCNIAIFRNKTAESK
- the tnpA gene encoding IS200/IS605 family transposase → MAQNANETLSHTTWNCKYHVVFAPKFRRRLIYGKLRAEIGKILRTLCERKGVEILEANACPDHIHMLLQIPPQYSVSEVIGFLKGKSSLMIFDRFANLKYRYGNRKFRSRGYYVDTVRRNEKKIIEYIHNQLQEDKLTDQLTLKELEDPFTGESVRRGK
- the iadA gene encoding beta-aspartyl-peptidase: MHNPLLLKNIDLYAPEHVGLTDLLILGGKIAAVERGIDVKIPGLEIIDAEGGVAAPGIVDHHNHFGGAGGEGAFNFRTPPAQLSTFVKAGITTAVGLLGTDGFSRSLTELLAKARALDIEGLSTWMYTGSYQLPGPTITGRVGHDIAWIDKVIGCKIALSDHRSSHPAVETIRALVSEARVAGMLSGKAGVVCVHMGSEASGLEPLREAVSGTGVPLSQFMPTHTTRCPELLDDAIAWVKAGGVADITADEKTPGAIARYVAEGADLSHVCFSSDGNGSMPRFDAAGNFAGMGVGDPASILQAIGDCARAGDAPLEKIFAFAGANPAAWLKLPGKGRLEKGFDADLMLLDKDCRLRTLIGRGRVMMRDGEVLAKGTFEA